The Urbifossiella limnaea nucleotide sequence AACGGCCGGGCGATCACGGCCGAGCCGTCGGACGAGGTCGCGACCCCTTCACGGCTGCGCGACAGGAAGAAGAAATCGCCCTCGAAGCCGAGGGTGCGGTCGTCGTTGTGCCACCACCCGCCGGTGAACCGGAAGCCGTCGCGGAAGTCGTTGTTGGCCCGGCCGCCGCCGAACTGCGTGAGCGTCGTCGGCTGGCCGAGGACGCCGGCCGCGGCCCGCGGCGTGCCGGGCGGCGCCACCGTGACGAGCGGCGGCAGCGACTGCCCGGAGCCGGCCCAGTACAGCCACTCGAACCGACCCCACACGTCGCCGGCCGGGCCGCACGGCTCCGGGCACGCGGTCGGGCACCCGGTAATCGGGTAGAACGTTGGCGCGGCCGGCGCAGCGGCGGCGGCGGGCGTCGGCTTCGCGGGTACGTCCACGTGTGCCGGCAGCCGGGCGGGCGGCTGCGCCGCCGGGGCGGGTGTCGGGGCGGGCGCCACGCGGGTCGGCTGCGCCGCCGGCACCGGCGGGATGTTCGGCAGCGTCTTCGGCGGGTCGGCGCGGACCACCGCCGACGCCGGGGTCACAGCGCCGGCGGGGGCCGCGCGCTCGACGTGGAGGACCGGCGGCGCGTACGGGGCGGCCGCGGCCGGGGAACTGGCGCGGACCCACTGGACCGGTTGGGGGGCCGGTTGCGGCTGGGCGAGCGACACCGCCGGCAGCCCCGCACACAGGGCGGCCGCGGCGGCCGAACGGAGAGACATACCAGGCCTCCTGGAGCGGGCGACCCCCGCGGGATGCGCATCCAGCGCCCCCCTCTTATCGCCCCCCGTCGGAGCCGCCGTGACCGCCCAACCCGCCGGCGCCGCCGGCCGCCCCCCGATCCGCCGGCGCGACCGCTACAGGGCGTCCGGCCGCCACCTTCGCACGGACCTCATTGGTTCCACGCGCGGGGGGCACCCCTTCCTGAACGCATTGAGTGGGTTGGACGAACGAACGTGAGATCGACGCCACGGCTCGGTGAGCCCGTTGGTCGGGTCGAGTCGTCGAGCCCGGACGCGGGGCGCTCGTTCCGACAGCCGCGACCGGAAACAAAACCCGTGCGTGGTTTTACGCCACAAACTCGACCCACCAGTTTCTCACTCCGCGTCGGTCCTCGCACACTCGACCCGACTTACGAGAAGACCCAACCCGTCCGAACTGAGGCAAAATCCGACCCCCCTTTTCACGCGGGGCGGTAATGGCGTAGAGTTTGGGGATCTTTCCCGATCACGACATTCTTTGCAGAGTTCGCATGACGCCCACTCGGCCCATCTCCCGCAGAATCGCGCGATCCCTGCTCACAGCCCCGGTCCGCCGAACCCGCCCCGTCGACCAGCTCGAACGGCTCGAAGACCGCTGCAACCCCGCCCCCGTCGCCACCGTCAGCGGGCTGCCGGCGGATACGCAGCCGCTCCTCGGCGAGACGGTGAATTACAACGTGACGTTCGCCAACACCGGGACGACGACCGGGTACGGGCCGTTCATCGAGCTGGCGGTGGACACGTCCGGGCCGGACGGCACCTCCGGCGGCGGGGCGGTGGACGGCATCGGCACCCCGTCCGTGACCATCGCCGGACAGCCGCTCACCCCCCGCGGGTCGGTCACCCTCATCGCCGGGCAGACGACGTACGTGAACCCGATCACCGGGGACACGCGGAACCTCGCGGCGGTGTACGGGAGCCGGTTCAACACCGGCGACACGATCTACTTCTACGGCAGCCCGTTCGGCAGCTTCACCCCTGCCCAGACCACGACCGCGCAGGTCACCCTCCCGACTAGCACCCGGGCCGACGTGAACACCCCGATGCCGGTCTCGATCGTCGGCGGGTTCCGCGACGACGAGCCCGCCCTGAACGGGCCGGCGGTCTACGCCGCCCGCGTGGACGGGACGATCACCCCGCAACTGTACCGGCTGACCAAGATTTACACCGGCCCGGAGAGCGAGACGGCTACCGGCCCGAACTACGTCCGCCGGTACCGGATCGAGGTGGACGTGGCGACCGGCCAGACCGTCTCCGACCTGCGGGTGACGGACGCGCTGGCGAACACGATGCAGCTGGTGGCCCGCGACACGACCGTGATCGCCGGGAACCCAAACATCGCCGTGTCGCGGACGGGCGGGTCGAGCACGTTCGTCCCGGGCCAGCTCACCGCCACCGGCGGGGCCGCGACCGGCGCCCCCGTGCCGACGGCGCCCGGCGGGAGCATCACGTACCAGTTCCTTCCCGGCGGCCTCACCCACACCGGAGTGGCCGGGGTGGACGCCGCCCTGGAGTTCAACTTCTACGTCCCGCGCGACGCCGACACCGCCGGCGCCCCCGTCGCCCCGGACCCGGCCAACCCGACCGTCCCGCAGGGGACCGACAGCACCACCGCCACGAACACCGCCAGCTCCACCCTCGACTGGACGCCGGTCGACACGCGCGACCCGGCCCAGAACGACGTCGGCCCGGCCGCGTCCGGGTCGGTCCTGTCGCACACGCTGGAGCAGCAGTCGGTCGCGATTCAGAAGTCGGCGACGGTGGTCGACAAGGACACCGGGGCGGTCGTGCCGGCCGGCCAGCCGATCCGGCCGGGGCAGTCGCTGATCCGGTACACACTCAACTTCCAGGTGTCGGACTACGTCGCGCTGAACGACGTGTTCGTCCGCGACGTGGTCGGCGACGGCCAGCGGCTGTACCTCGGGCCGGTCGGCGGGAACCCGACGACGGCGTTCCCGACGCTGACCGTCACCAACGCCTATCTGACCGGGGCACCGGGCACCCGGCAGACGACCGCGGGCGCGTTCACCGGCACCGACACGATCGAGTACCAGCGCCGCTACACGGCCGGGACCGCGGCCTCGGACCCGACGTCGTTCCCGGCCGACGGCCCGACCGGGGCGGTGTTCAACGCCCTCCCCCCAAACGTGCAGCCGGACGGGCCGACGAGCGACGCCGGGACTACGTACCTCCAGTTCAACGTGTCGCAAGAACTTCAGGCCCGGCTCGGACCGACCGCCGGGCGGCTGGTCGGGGCGGAAATCCTGAACGACGGGACCGGCCCGCAGAACGACAACCACCCGGAGACCAACCCGCCCCCGGGCCCGGTGACGGGCACGATCGTCTTCTACGTCGAGGTGACGGACGAGTTCGGCGACGAGTTCCGGGTGGCCAACGGGGGGTCCGGCGACCCGACCGTCGACCAGGGGGACGTGCTCGGGAACACGGTCAACGACCCGCGCACCCCCGCCCGCGACGGCGTGTTCGGCGACCTGATCTCCGCCGGCACGATCAACGACCCCACCCCGACGGTGATCGGCCGGGGGTCCGACGACAGCGGCACGAGTGTGGCGATTCCGTACGGGGAGGAGACGAAACAGCTGGTGGCGATCAACGGCCAGGGCGTCCCCGCGCAGGGGTCCGCCAACCCGCCGTTCACCGTCCAGGCGGGCGACCGGGTGACCTACCTACTGACGTACACCCTCCCGATCAGCCGGTTCGAAGACCTAAAGCTGGTGGACTTCCCGCCCCTGCCCGTGATGAACCTGGGGCAGGCCCCGAACAACACCGCCACGTTCACCCGCGACCCGGCCGCGTACGGGTTCAACCCGGGCGAGGTCGGGGTGTTCGTGAGCGGGGTGACGCCGGGCGGGGTGAGCGCCGCGGGGTTCCAGAGCGACACGTACTTCAGCACTTTCGCCCCGGGGAACGGGACCGGCCGCAACCCGATCCTGACCATCGACGCCCCGAACAACAGCCTGACGATCGACCTGGGCACGCAGGACGACGCCCAGAACCGCTTCACCGTCGTCTCCGTCCTGGTTACGTTCACGGTGGGGAATGACCCGTTCGCGACCGACCTGTTCCTGACGAACCAGCTCCGCGTGTTCGAGGGCTCGACCAACGCCGGGACGACCACGGTCGACGACCTCAACCGGTTCGGGCTCGTGCGGCCGGCGGTGAACCTTTACAAGGGTATCGTCGGCACCCAGGCCGGGGCCGCGGCGGCGACCGGCACCACGTTCGGCGACGTGGTGTTCACCGGCCCCGGCACCGCGTTCGGGTTCTCGAACCAGCTCAACACCGTGGCCGAGGCCACGGCCCTCGGCAACGCCAACACCGCGAGCCTCGACGCCGCCGACCGCGTGCGGTTCGCGCTGGTGGCCCAGAACGTCGGCAGGGGCGACGCCTTCGACACCCGCATCCGCGACGTGCTCCCGACCGGGTACGTCGTCCCGGCGGCGTTCCCCGGCCACGTCTTCCGCGGGTCCGGCGGCGCCGAGCTGGTGGCCGGAGTGGACTACACGGTGGTGAGCTACAACGCGACGACCGGCGAGTTCGTCATCGAGCTGACCGACAACTACACCGCCGGGAACGTGGGCGGCGCCGCCGAGGACGCCCGCGGCGGCGGCCTGAGCCGCGGCACCCGCACCGACCAGGCGCTCGGCAACGTCGCCATCACCAACGGCTCGAACGCCGTGGTCGTGCTGTTCGACCTGACCATCGCCGGTACGGTGGCGCCGGCCCAGGCGCTGACGAACACCGCGACCGTGCCGGTGTACTCGAACAGCGACAACGGCCCGAACTACACCGACCCGACGGTCATCCCCGGGGCCACCGTGCCGACCGACACGGCGACCGTGACCGTGCCGACGGCGGGGACGAAGTCGATCGTCTCGACGAGCGAGGCGTCCACGTCCGAGGCCGGGACCGGCACGACCGGCAGCCCGCGCGTCGTCGCCGTCGGCGAGGTGGTCCGCTACCGGCTGGCGTTCCAGCTCGCCGAGGGGACGGCGACGAACTTCCAGCTCCGCGACAATCTGCCGACCGGCCTGACGTTCCTGAACGACGGCAGCGCCCGCGTCGCGTTCGTGTCGAACGGCGGCGGCATCAGTTCGACCACGCTCGCCGGCGCCGGGCTGGCCGTGACGGGGGCGAGCGGTGCCGTGGTGCCGACGTTCACGATCCCTCCGGGCGCCATCACCGGCGGCTCGTTCGTCACCGGCACCGACCCGCTGTTCAGCCTCGGCACGCTCACGAACACCGACAGTGACGTTGACGGCGAGTTCGTGGTGGTCGAGTTCAACGCGCTGGTGGACAACTCCGTCGCCGGCAGCAACGACGCCGGCGACAACCGCGACAACATGCACTCCGCGCTGGTGAACGGGACGAGCGTGTTCACCTCCGGGCTGGTGCGGGTGCGGGTGGCCGAGCCGTCGATCACCGACCTGGTGAAGGCCGCCAACCCGACCGTCGGCGACGCCGGCGACACGATCACGTTCACGGTCACGTTCTCGAACCCGAACGCGGCCGACCGCACGACCGCGTTCGACCTCGTGCTCACCGACATCCTCCCGGCCGTCGGGTACGACACCGTGGCGTTCGTGGCCGGGTCGCTTGTCACCACCGGCGCGACCAACGCCGCGGTGGCGGTGGCCGGGAACACCGTCACCTTCACCGCCGACGCGCTGGCGGTCGGCGGCACGGTGTCGTTCCAGTACACGGCCCGGCTGGTGGCGAACGTCGGGCCCGGGTCCTACCGCAACACCGCGAACCTGACGTACACCAGCCTGCCCGGCACGAACGGCACGCCGGTGAACCCGACCGGCGGCGCCACCCCCGGCACCCCCGGCACCGACACCGGCGAGCGGACCGGCAGCGGCACCAACCCGAACGACTACCTCGACAGCGACTTCGAGGACGTGTTCGTGAACGCCCCGGTGGTCAA carries:
- a CDS encoding BBP7 family outer membrane beta-barrel protein, with amino-acid sequence MSLRSAAAAALCAGLPAVSLAQPQPAPQPVQWVRASSPAAAAPYAPPVLHVERAAPAGAVTPASAVVRADPPKTLPNIPPVPAAQPTRVAPAPTPAPAAQPPARLPAHVDVPAKPTPAAAAAPAAPTFYPITGCPTACPEPCGPAGDVWGRFEWLYWAGSGQSLPPLVTVAPPGTPRAAAGVLGQPTTLTQFGGGRANNDFRDGFRFTGGWWHNDDRTLGFEGDFFFLSRSREGVATSSDGSAVIARPFFDAAAGVPAAQLVSFPGVVAGSATADATSQVIGGGISGLSNLCCDPCGRVDLVVGFRYLHVGDEVTVTENLTALGIASRVTPGTTFVVNDRFATSNDFYGGVIGVSGERRYGSFFVGGKLSVALGGVVQTTTIDGSTVIGGVAQTGGLLTQPSNIGRYQRSAFAVVPEVGLRAGFQVTESARVYGGYNFLYLSNVARAGDQIDPAVNPLLLPPRASVVGPAVPAFPDRTTDFWLQGVSLGVELRF